Proteins from one Spirochaetaceae bacterium genomic window:
- a CDS encoding HPF/RaiA family ribosome-associated protein yields MQLDIKAIHFSLNEVQREHIDRRMERFSYAREYLVDLGLTLTREGSQYHVDASLHFRWGATNHLKVSGYDLLEAFDRLMDKIQHKVSKEKEKVTRSSHGAPRRAVSRG; encoded by the coding sequence ATGCAACTGGACATCAAGGCGATCCATTTTTCACTCAACGAAGTGCAGCGAGAGCACATCGACCGCCGCATGGAGCGTTTCTCGTACGCGCGCGAATACCTGGTCGACCTGGGACTGACGCTGACCCGTGAGGGCAGCCAGTATCACGTCGACGCGTCGCTGCACTTCCGCTGGGGTGCGACCAACCACCTCAAGGTGAGCGGCTACGACCTGCTGGAGGCGTTCGACCGGTTGATGGACAAGATTCAGCACAAGGTCAGCAAGGAGAAGGAAAAGGTCACGCGCAGCTCTCACGGTGCCCCCCGCCGCGCCGTGTCACGCGGCTGA
- the rpoN gene encoding RNA polymerase factor sigma-54: MLSQQPVLRQEQRLKMTPQLYQSIRIMAMPVQELQATIQQELERNPALEVMEDNSTTSLETEPAVGAEESVFAESSDPGYLNGSHGAEADAKRQFIEGALTRPETLQEHLLWQLRLQPLAGPEFDLGEMLIRNLDDNGFTLEEPDTLAEDVPPERLAKVTAMIQAFDPPGCCTRDYTDSLLAQIRVHPRALPGSAELVRSHMELAERGKTADIARAMAIPEQTVHDLLAFVRELDPIPGRNFSAEQVRYVSPDVIVKQVDGELALALNDQQMPVLGVSPFFEQLSRDSRDSRDGELKKFVNHNLQDARWFMRSIDERNRSLLKVTRAVVDAQREFFRRGAKYLVPLTLKDVAADVGVHEATVSRLANGKHIQTELGIFALRYFFSNSISGAGSKGSRFSKTAVKEMLREIIESAAVAGGHGAAAKPPSDSRLAELLAEKGVRIARRTVAKYRKELNIDSSYRRA; the protein is encoded by the coding sequence ATGCTGTCGCAGCAGCCCGTCCTCCGCCAGGAACAGCGCCTCAAGATGACGCCCCAGCTCTACCAGTCGATTCGCATCATGGCGATGCCGGTGCAGGAGCTGCAGGCTACCATTCAGCAGGAACTGGAACGCAATCCGGCGCTGGAGGTGATGGAAGACAACTCTACCACGTCGCTGGAAACCGAGCCCGCGGTCGGCGCCGAGGAGAGCGTGTTCGCCGAGTCCTCCGATCCGGGGTACCTGAACGGCAGCCACGGCGCCGAGGCGGACGCCAAGCGCCAGTTCATCGAGGGCGCCCTGACGCGACCGGAGACGCTGCAGGAGCATCTGCTGTGGCAACTCCGCCTGCAGCCGCTCGCCGGGCCGGAGTTCGATCTCGGCGAGATGCTGATCCGCAACCTGGACGACAACGGCTTCACGCTGGAGGAGCCCGACACCCTGGCCGAGGACGTGCCGCCGGAGCGCCTCGCCAAGGTTACCGCGATGATCCAGGCGTTCGATCCGCCCGGCTGCTGTACGCGCGACTACACCGACTCGCTGCTGGCGCAGATTCGCGTGCATCCGCGGGCGCTGCCGGGCAGCGCCGAGCTGGTGCGCAGCCACATGGAGCTGGCCGAACGCGGCAAGACCGCGGACATCGCGCGGGCCATGGCGATTCCGGAGCAGACGGTACACGACCTCCTGGCATTCGTACGCGAGCTCGATCCGATCCCGGGCCGCAACTTCAGCGCCGAGCAGGTGCGCTACGTGAGCCCGGACGTGATCGTGAAACAGGTCGACGGCGAACTCGCGCTGGCGCTCAACGACCAGCAGATGCCGGTGCTCGGCGTGAGTCCGTTTTTCGAGCAACTGAGCCGCGACAGCCGTGACAGCCGCGACGGGGAGCTGAAGAAGTTCGTCAACCACAATCTGCAGGATGCGCGCTGGTTCATGCGCAGTATCGACGAACGCAACCGCTCGCTGCTGAAAGTCACGCGGGCGGTGGTCGACGCGCAGCGCGAATTCTTCCGGCGCGGCGCCAAGTACCTGGTGCCGCTGACACTGAAGGACGTGGCCGCCGACGTCGGCGTGCACGAGGCGACGGTGTCGCGGTTGGCCAACGGCAAGCACATCCAGACCGAGCTCGGTATTTTCGCACTGCGCTACTTCTTCAGCAATTCGATTTCCGGCGCGGGATCGAAGGGATCGCGCTTTTCCAAGACCGCGGTCAAGGAGATGCTGCGCGAGATCATCGAGAGTGCGGCGGTGGCCGGCGGCCATGGTGCGGCGGCGAAACCGCCGTCGGACAGCCGGCTCGCCGAATTGCTGGCGGAGAAGGGAGTGCGCATTGCACGGCGTACGGTGGCAAAGTATCGCAAGGAGCTGAACATCGACAGCTCGTATCGCCGCGCCTGA